In the genome of Cyanobacteria bacterium GSL.Bin1, one region contains:
- a CDS encoding undecaprenyl-diphosphate phosphatase produces MFPSASAQTATVTEETTMNAFQAVVLGIVQGITEFLPISSSAHLKVVPVALGWGDPGITFSAVIHLGSIAAIIWYFRQDLTQLLRGSAKGIREQDYYNSDLRLTAAILLGTLPILVCGIFWKLLVNDESPIRSMMTIAITSIGIGLLLGLGDWVGKRDRAEKDLKPQDAILMGIAQALALIPGTSRSGITITAGLFMGLDRPTAARFALLMGIPTILLAGSVELVDVLEQGWNDAETLPILIGTVTTFIFSYLSVVGLIRYLQQQNTWVFVGYRLIFGCLILWGVMANRF; encoded by the coding sequence ATTTTTCCCTCGGCTTCTGCACAAACCGCTACCGTAACTGAAGAAACGACGATGAATGCCTTTCAAGCTGTGGTTTTGGGGATTGTCCAAGGCATTACCGAATTTTTACCGATTAGTAGTAGTGCTCATTTGAAAGTCGTCCCTGTGGCCTTAGGTTGGGGCGATCCAGGAATTACCTTTTCTGCAGTGATTCACTTGGGGAGTATTGCGGCAATTATTTGGTATTTCCGTCAAGATTTAACGCAACTGCTGCGAGGGAGTGCCAAAGGAATCCGGGAACAAGATTATTACAATTCGGATTTGCGCTTGACCGCTGCTATTTTACTGGGAACCCTGCCAATTCTGGTTTGTGGGATATTTTGGAAACTGTTGGTCAACGATGAGTCTCCTATCCGGAGTATGATGACCATTGCTATCACTTCCATTGGCATTGGCTTACTCCTTGGCCTTGGAGACTGGGTCGGAAAGCGCGATCGCGCCGAAAAAGACCTCAAACCCCAAGATGCCATTCTGATGGGGATCGCGCAAGCCTTAGCTTTGATTCCAGGCACCTCGCGATCGGGGATTACCATTACCGCTGGTTTGTTTATGGGCTTAGACCGTCCTACAGCCGCTCGTTTTGCCTTGTTAATGGGCATTCCAACCATTCTTCTGGCAGGGAGCGTGGAATTAGTCGATGTCTTAGAACAAGGCTGGAATGATGCGGAAACTTTACCGATCTTAATCGGTACTGTCACCACATTTATTTTCTCTTATCTCTCAGTGGTGGGGTTAATTCGTTATCTACAACAACAAAACACTTGGGTTTTTGTGGGCTATCGTCTGATCTTTGGCTGCTTGATTTTGTGGGGAGTGATGGCAAACCGTTTTTAA
- the pstB gene encoding phosphate ABC transporter ATP-binding protein — protein MQFALGHKQQDIILNASNVSVYYQEQCVLNQINLAVPRHHVVGLIGPSGCGKSTLLRSFNRLNDLVKGAKVTGLITLNGKNIYDEDVNPAALRQQVGMVFQRPNPFPKSIYNNIAVGLRVNGYRGDQDELVEYSLRQVGLWDEVKDRLQKNALTLSGGQQQCLCIARAIALQPEVILMDEPCSALDPIATGRVEELIRELQKEYTLIVVTHNLKQASLVCDRVAFFDLEGEAEKSGHLVEYDRTEIIFQRPSQTATQDYITGRRMRPTL, from the coding sequence ATGCAATTTGCATTAGGGCACAAACAACAGGATATTATTTTAAATGCAAGTAACGTTTCGGTTTATTACCAAGAGCAGTGTGTATTAAATCAAATCAATTTAGCGGTGCCTCGACATCATGTTGTCGGTTTAATTGGTCCTTCTGGCTGTGGGAAAAGTACGCTTTTACGCAGCTTTAATCGTTTAAACGATCTGGTAAAAGGTGCAAAAGTAACGGGTTTAATTACGCTGAATGGTAAGAATATCTATGATGAAGATGTCAATCCGGCGGCGTTGCGGCAGCAAGTGGGAATGGTGTTCCAGCGTCCTAATCCCTTTCCCAAGTCAATCTATAACAATATTGCAGTGGGGTTGAGAGTCAATGGCTATCGGGGCGATCAAGACGAGTTAGTGGAGTATTCCCTGCGCCAAGTTGGATTATGGGACGAAGTGAAAGATCGCTTGCAGAAAAATGCTCTGACTCTTTCCGGTGGACAACAACAATGCCTCTGCATTGCTCGCGCGATCGCGCTGCAACCAGAAGTCATCTTGATGGATGAACCTTGTTCTGCCCTTGATCCGATTGCCACGGGCCGAGTGGAAGAGTTAATCCGGGAACTACAAAAAGAGTATACCTTGATTGTTGTTACTCATAACCTTAAACAAGCTTCACTCGTCTGCGATCGCGTTGCCTTTTTTGATCTCGAAGGAGAAGCGGAAAAATCTGGGCATTTGGTGGAATATGACCGCACCGAAATTATTTTCCAACGTCCCAGTCAGACAGCAACGCAAGACTATATTACCGGCAGACGAATGCGCCCCACCCTCTAG
- the pstC gene encoding phosphate ABC transporter permease subunit PstC gives MSSKQAEIEANANSWQRNLAKRFALEKWAERGLALLGSIPILITLSLTILLLLETVLFFQDVSLWRFLTDTQWTPLFAANPQYGILVLASATLMVSVIAAVTAIPIGVLAAVYLAEYATPDLRRFLKPALEALSGIPTVVFGYFALIFFTPFLRNFFPELSAFNSLSAGIIVGILITPTISSLSEEALRNVPTTLRDGAYALGFTKSEMALKILIPAAFPGIIASITLAISQALGETMIVAIAAGQHPNLTLNPLVPVETMTAFIIQISLGTVTFGSTAFKTIFTVGTVLFIITLVLNSFGNWLIRRTQKDITGILTPKAESLESKTPARSAAEEIAFTKTLGERTKNPQDKMADQPDRLWRDEAFRILALIAAFMGILMLLILFFDLARRGLPQIDWQFLTSFSSRKANESGILAPLMGTIWLLVLTAIFVIPIGVGAAIYLEEYYSDHWLSRLIEINIANLAAVPSIIYGLLGLELFVRYLKPLTGGGTILAAGLTLTVIVLPTVIIASRSALRDIPESIREGGVAVGMTKGQMLLNLVVPAALPGLLTGILLALSRAVGETAALIAVGAVAWVRFIPDLQSQYTALPVQIFYWLQEVDTEVQNNAAAATIVLIILVLLLNVAAVFLREFYRREIKLF, from the coding sequence ATGAGTAGCAAGCAAGCGGAAATCGAAGCAAATGCCAATTCATGGCAACGGAATTTAGCAAAGAGATTTGCCCTTGAAAAATGGGCGGAAAGAGGACTCGCCTTGCTGGGTTCGATTCCGATTTTAATCACCCTCTCGCTTACGATTCTTCTCTTATTGGAGACAGTTCTGTTTTTCCAAGATGTTTCTCTTTGGCGGTTCCTTACTGATACCCAGTGGACACCCCTGTTTGCTGCCAACCCCCAATATGGGATTTTGGTTTTAGCGAGCGCCACGTTAATGGTAAGTGTCATTGCTGCTGTAACTGCGATTCCCATTGGTGTCTTGGCAGCAGTTTATTTAGCAGAATATGCCACCCCCGATCTAAGACGCTTTCTCAAACCAGCCCTGGAAGCCTTGAGTGGCATTCCAACGGTTGTCTTTGGTTATTTTGCTCTCATCTTTTTCACCCCTTTTCTCAGAAACTTTTTTCCAGAACTATCTGCATTTAATTCTCTTAGTGCTGGCATTATTGTCGGCATTTTAATTACGCCAACTATTTCTTCTCTGAGTGAAGAAGCGTTGAGAAATGTTCCGACAACGCTTCGAGATGGCGCTTATGCACTTGGTTTTACGAAAAGTGAGATGGCGCTCAAAATTTTAATTCCAGCTGCTTTTCCTGGGATTATTGCCTCGATTACCCTTGCCATCTCTCAGGCGCTAGGGGAAACCATGATTGTTGCCATTGCTGCCGGTCAACATCCGAATTTAACCCTTAATCCCTTGGTTCCCGTAGAAACCATGACAGCGTTCATTATTCAAATCAGCTTGGGAACGGTGACCTTTGGTTCAACTGCTTTCAAAACGATTTTTACAGTAGGAACTGTTTTATTTATTATTACCCTGGTTCTGAATAGTTTTGGGAATTGGTTAATTCGTCGCACTCAGAAAGACATTACTGGCATCTTAACGCCAAAAGCAGAATCTTTAGAAAGTAAAACACCAGCAAGAAGTGCAGCCGAAGAAATTGCCTTTACCAAAACTCTGGGGGAGCGAACGAAAAATCCACAGGACAAAATGGCAGATCAGCCCGATCGCTTATGGCGAGACGAGGCATTTCGGATTTTAGCTTTGATTGCTGCGTTTATGGGCATTCTTATGCTCCTCATCCTCTTTTTTGACCTCGCACGACGGGGTTTACCCCAAATTGACTGGCAATTTCTCACCAGTTTTTCCTCTCGTAAGGCAAATGAATCGGGCATTTTAGCTCCGTTAATGGGCACAATTTGGCTCTTGGTCTTAACTGCAATTTTTGTGATTCCGATTGGGGTGGGAGCTGCGATTTATTTAGAAGAATATTACTCGGATCATTGGTTGAGTCGTTTGATTGAAATTAATATTGCGAATTTAGCGGCGGTTCCGTCAATTATTTATGGCTTGTTAGGATTAGAGTTGTTTGTTCGCTACTTGAAACCTTTGACGGGCGGCGGAACGATTCTTGCAGCAGGGTTAACGTTAACAGTAATTGTGTTACCCACGGTGATTATTGCCAGTCGTTCTGCATTGCGGGATATCCCAGAGAGTATTCGCGAAGGGGGGGTTGCCGTGGGGATGACAAAAGGACAAATGCTTCTTAATTTGGTTGTTCCCGCAGCCTTACCCGGTTTATTAACGGGAATTTTACTTGCCCTCTCTCGCGCAGTGGGAGAAACTGCAGCTTTAATTGCTGTTGGGGCTGTAGCTTGGGTTCGTTTTATCCCAGATCTACAAAGTCAATATACAGCCCTACCGGTACAAATTTTTTATTGGTTACAAGAAGTAGATACAGAAGTACAAAATAATGCTGCAGCAGCAACAATCGTTTTAATTATTTTGGTCCTATTATTAAATGTGGCTGCCGTCTTTTTAAGGGAATTTTATCGTCGAGAAATTAAATTATTTTAG
- a CDS encoding histone deacetylase, which translates to MPLPIIYHPDYVTPLPPGHRFPMAKFSLLQEILLADDIIQPQQVYQPELPPQEWLELIHTPDYVAAYCDGTLDAKAQRRIGLPWSPELVRRTCLAIGGTILTAKLALEQGLACNTAGGTHHAFPNYGAGFCIFNDLAVAPAVMLGLGLVKNVLIVDLDVHQGDGTAFVFQNDPRVFTFSMHCGDNFPSRKQASDLDIVLPRGLDDEGYLQILAKQLPEVLQRVNPDLVFYDAGVDPHVDDRLGKLALSDRGLYRRDRLVLSTCWAQDYPTACVIGGGYSDDLKGLAQRHSLLHRAATTVFQQSFKG; encoded by the coding sequence ATGCCATTACCGATTATTTATCATCCTGATTATGTCACACCCTTACCCCCGGGACATCGTTTCCCGATGGCAAAATTTAGCCTCTTACAGGAAATTTTATTAGCCGATGACATTATCCAACCGCAACAAGTCTATCAGCCCGAGCTTCCACCGCAGGAGTGGTTAGAATTAATCCACACGCCAGACTATGTTGCCGCCTATTGTGATGGCACTCTCGATGCCAAAGCCCAACGCCGCATCGGACTGCCGTGGAGTCCAGAACTGGTGCGACGGACGTGTTTAGCGATTGGAGGCACGATTTTAACGGCAAAACTAGCTTTAGAACAGGGCTTAGCTTGTAACACCGCCGGTGGCACCCATCATGCTTTTCCCAACTATGGGGCTGGCTTTTGCATTTTTAACGACCTAGCCGTAGCACCAGCAGTCATGTTGGGTTTGGGTTTAGTGAAAAACGTTTTAATTGTGGATCTCGATGTCCATCAAGGGGATGGTACCGCTTTTGTTTTTCAAAATGACCCGCGAGTCTTTACCTTTTCTATGCACTGTGGCGATAATTTTCCCAGTCGGAAACAAGCAAGCGATTTAGATATTGTTTTGCCGCGGGGTTTAGATGATGAGGGTTATTTGCAAATTTTGGCTAAGCAGTTACCAGAGGTCTTGCAACGGGTCAATCCGGACTTGGTGTTTTATGATGCGGGAGTGGATCCTCATGTGGATGATCGCTTAGGCAAACTCGCCTTGAGCGACCGCGGCTTATATCGGCGTGATCGTCTGGTTTTAAGTACGTGTTGGGCGCAAGACTATCCCACCGCCTGTGTCATTGGCGGGGGCTATAGTGACGATTTAAAGGGTCTTGCTCAAAGACACAGCTTATTACATCGTGCGGCAACAACTGTTTTTCAGCAGTCGTTCAAGGGATAG
- a CDS encoding plastocyanin encodes MKKLGLILSTLLFAIATFVFTASPVLAETYEVKMGSDTGQLKYVPETLTIKPGDTVEFVMNKLAPHNVVFDASGVPSGAKSLASSLSASKLLFSPGQSYSVTFPKDAPKGEYTYYCQPHRGAGMNGKIIVE; translated from the coding sequence ATGAAAAAACTTGGTTTAATTCTTTCTACTCTGTTATTCGCGATCGCGACATTTGTCTTTACCGCTAGCCCCGTGCTTGCAGAAACCTATGAAGTGAAAATGGGATCTGATACCGGACAGTTAAAATATGTGCCCGAAACGCTGACCATTAAGCCCGGAGATACGGTTGAGTTTGTCATGAATAAACTCGCTCCTCATAACGTTGTTTTTGATGCCAGTGGCGTTCCTAGTGGCGCTAAATCTTTAGCCAGTTCCCTCAGTGCCAGCAAACTGCTCTTCTCTCCTGGACAGAGCTACAGTGTTACTTTCCCGAAAGATGCCCCCAAAGGGGAATACACCTACTATTGTCAGCCTCACCGCGGTGCGGGGATGAACGGAAAAATCATCGTTGAATAA
- a CDS encoding plastocyanin yields MKPIQTVLTFLLAVTLLLGGCSGSSEAKSPDAQTAPTEETVQTEETEAPTEEATTESEDMAASQTETTEVAAKTEENASTSGGETYQVKMGSDTGQLQYVPEKLTIHPGDSVEFVMNKLAPHNVVFDSSGIPDGSKALASSLSKNKLLSGTGETHVVMFPEDAPKGEYDYYCQPHRGAGMNGKIIVE; encoded by the coding sequence ATGAAACCAATTCAAACTGTCCTCACTTTTCTATTAGCAGTGACCCTCCTCTTAGGCGGGTGTTCTGGTTCCAGTGAAGCGAAAAGCCCAGACGCTCAAACTGCTCCCACTGAAGAAACGGTGCAAACCGAGGAAACGGAAGCACCGACAGAAGAAGCAACCACTGAATCTGAAGATATGGCTGCTTCACAAACGGAAACAACGGAAGTTGCTGCTAAAACCGAGGAAAACGCCAGCACTAGCGGTGGGGAAACTTACCAGGTGAAAATGGGGTCTGATACTGGACAATTGCAATATGTCCCGGAAAAACTGACCATTCATCCTGGAGACAGTGTCGAGTTTGTGATGAATAAACTGGCTCCCCATAATGTTGTCTTTGACAGCAGTGGGATTCCGGATGGATCAAAGGCGCTTGCGAGTTCGCTTAGCAAGAACAAACTCCTATCGGGTACAGGTGAAACTCACGTCGTTATGTTCCCGGAAGATGCGCCGAAAGGAGAGTACGATTACTACTGTCAGCCTCACCGTGGCGCAGGTATGAATGGAAAAATCATTGTTGAATAA